A single Aminobacterium mobile DSM 12262 DNA region contains:
- the glpX gene encoding class II fructose-bisphosphatase, translating to MSVPERNLALELVRGTEAAAMAAGRWMGRGDKNAADGAAVTAMRYMLNTIAMNGVVVIGEGEKDEAPMLFNGERLGTGVSPEVDIAVDPIDGTRLTALGLPGAISVVALSEKGTMFNPKNIFYMNKLATGPDAADVIDIDAPIGENIKRVAAKKSKSAGDITVVVLDRPRHDEVKEQIREVGARIKLIPDGDVAGALLTCKEQGGADLLVGIGGSPEAVITACAIKCLGGNMQCKLWPRNEAEAEESRARGLDLNQVLTLEDLVTGDNVFFAATGVTDGDFLKGVRYEGRRIRTFSMVMRSKSGTVRYVEAIHHPKKLCKISGIDYAPESVDR from the coding sequence ATGTCAGTGCCGGAACGTAACTTGGCTCTCGAGCTTGTCCGTGGAACAGAAGCTGCAGCTATGGCAGCTGGTCGCTGGATGGGGAGAGGAGATAAAAATGCCGCCGATGGTGCAGCGGTAACGGCTATGCGATATATGCTCAATACCATTGCGATGAACGGCGTTGTAGTGATTGGCGAAGGGGAGAAAGACGAAGCTCCCATGTTATTTAATGGGGAGCGCTTAGGAACAGGAGTATCTCCTGAGGTGGACATCGCTGTAGATCCTATTGATGGAACTCGGCTTACCGCTTTGGGCTTACCAGGGGCTATAAGTGTTGTGGCTTTATCGGAAAAGGGAACGATGTTTAATCCTAAAAATATTTTTTATATGAACAAATTGGCAACTGGCCCTGATGCGGCAGATGTTATTGATATAGACGCTCCTATCGGAGAAAATATCAAGAGGGTTGCTGCAAAAAAGTCGAAATCCGCAGGAGATATTACAGTTGTAGTGCTTGATCGCCCTCGCCATGACGAAGTTAAAGAGCAGATACGAGAAGTAGGGGCTCGGATTAAATTAATCCCTGACGGAGATGTAGCTGGTGCTCTTTTGACATGTAAAGAGCAGGGGGGTGCCGATCTCCTCGTAGGTATTGGAGGTTCCCCCGAAGCGGTAATTACGGCGTGTGCTATTAAATGTTTAGGTGGGAATATGCAGTGCAAGCTTTGGCCTAGAAATGAGGCAGAAGCGGAAGAGAGCCGGGCCAGAGGGCTTGATCTCAACCAGGTGTTAACTCTTGAGGATCTTGTTACGGGAGATAATGTTTTCTTTGCTGCTACTGGCGTAACAGACGGAGACTTCCTTAAGGGTGTTCGGTACGAAGGGCGGCGGATACGAACATTTTCCATGGTTATGCGTTCGAAGAGCGGCACTGTTCGTTACGTAGAAGCCATCCATCACCCCAAGAAACTATGTAAAATCAGCGGTATCGACTACGCTCCCGAGAGTGTCGATAGATAA
- the selD gene encoding selenide, water dikinase SelD produces MRLTELSRTSGUAAKIGPADLEKILRNLPPVHDERIISTWASGEDAALWIIDEKRLGILTLDFITPIVDNPRKWGEIAACNSISDVFAMGGHPIVALNIVGFPVKKLDIEILREILEGGYSKVREAGAFLVGGHSVEDEEPKYGLAVYGEVAREHPWQVVGAQLGDLLILTKPVGTGIIATGIKADMIEDPQGPSEAIRWMSTLNNVPMILSEDQKIAIHACTDVTGFGLIGHALDMLSLKNLNLVLGLHNVPLLPGVIELAESGLIPAGTYNNRIQYEDMVHGMQAFPDEEVDILYDAQTSGGFLLAVSPDKAEGIIQSLKNAGFERSICIGRFKPGEGMIEIVDNI; encoded by the coding sequence ATGCGATTAACTGAACTATCAAGAACAAGTGGGTGAGCTGCTAAAATAGGTCCGGCGGACCTGGAAAAAATACTACGAAATCTTCCTCCAGTTCATGATGAAAGGATCATTTCTACTTGGGCTTCTGGTGAAGATGCTGCTCTCTGGATTATAGATGAAAAACGACTCGGTATTCTCACTTTGGATTTTATCACGCCAATCGTAGATAATCCGAGAAAGTGGGGAGAAATAGCTGCATGTAACTCTATCAGTGATGTTTTTGCTATGGGAGGACATCCAATAGTAGCTTTGAACATAGTAGGATTCCCTGTAAAAAAACTCGATATAGAAATATTAAGGGAAATCTTAGAAGGTGGGTATTCTAAAGTAAGAGAAGCCGGTGCTTTTCTAGTGGGAGGACACAGCGTAGAAGACGAAGAACCTAAATATGGGCTCGCTGTATATGGAGAAGTGGCACGAGAGCACCCATGGCAAGTTGTAGGAGCTCAGCTTGGAGATCTTCTTATTCTTACAAAACCTGTTGGGACAGGAATTATAGCTACTGGCATTAAAGCTGACATGATTGAAGATCCTCAAGGCCCGTCAGAGGCCATTCGATGGATGTCAACCCTTAACAATGTTCCTATGATTCTTTCAGAAGACCAAAAAATAGCTATCCATGCCTGTACCGACGTCACAGGCTTTGGTCTGATCGGACATGCATTGGATATGCTTTCCCTGAAGAATCTTAATTTAGTTCTTGGACTTCACAATGTTCCTTTACTTCCAGGTGTAATAGAGCTGGCAGAGAGCGGGTTGATTCCAGCAGGAACATACAATAACCGCATTCAATACGAAGATATGGTTCATGGAATGCAGGCTTTCCCCGATGAGGAAGTAGATATCCTCTATGACGCTCAGACATCTGGTGGGTTTTTGTTGGCTGTGAGCCCTGACAAGGCAGAAGGGATAATACAATCTTTAAAAAATGCTGGTTTTGAAAGAAGTATATGTATAGGTAGATTCAAACCGGGAGAAGGTATGATTGAAATCGTTGATAATATTTAG
- the prfB gene encoding peptide chain release factor 2 (programmed frameshift) → MVNIPNSTVLEELRSLKEELQESLDLVFLESRLQELEKKTVAPSFWGSGEARGITQQLSWIRDKLGSWSQVVSEFQDLETLEEMLREGDDKELQSEFDSRSVALKKEIERMQLLELLNEDYDHGNAILSIHAGSGGLDSQDWADMLYRMYVRWIEQKDFHIKILDLLKDAEAGINSVTLLVEGNYAYGYLKSEKGVHRLVRISPFDSAGRRHTSFASVDVVPELPEDVDIEIRPEDIRIDTFRSSGAGGQYVNMTDSAVRITHFPSGIVVSCQNERSQHMNRAVAMQILKSRLYQRALEERHNELETIGGEKKEISWGSQIRSYVLHPYTLVKDHRTGCETGNVQAVLDGELEDFIMAYLRWKKQSRK, encoded by the exons ATGGTTAATATCCCGAACTCTACAGTATTGGAGGAACTGCGTTCCCTTAAAGAAGAACTGCAGGAAAGCCTT GACCTCGTTTTTTTGGAATCTCGTTTGCAAGAGCTTGAAAAAAAGACAGTTGCTCCTTCTTTTTGGGGGAGTGGAGAGGCACGAGGCATAACCCAGCAATTGTCTTGGATACGAGACAAACTAGGCTCATGGAGTCAGGTCGTCTCTGAGTTTCAGGATTTAGAAACATTGGAAGAGATGTTACGAGAGGGAGATGACAAGGAACTCCAGAGTGAATTTGATAGTCGGTCGGTGGCTTTGAAGAAAGAAATAGAAAGGATGCAACTTTTGGAGCTTCTTAACGAAGATTATGACCATGGTAATGCCATTCTTTCGATTCATGCTGGTTCAGGAGGGCTTGATTCTCAGGATTGGGCCGACATGCTTTATAGAATGTATGTTCGATGGATAGAACAAAAGGACTTCCACATAAAAATCTTGGATTTGTTGAAAGATGCGGAGGCTGGAATTAATAGCGTTACACTGCTTGTGGAAGGGAACTATGCCTATGGGTATTTAAAATCAGAAAAAGGGGTACATCGTTTAGTCCGTATATCTCCTTTTGATTCGGCGGGGAGACGACATACAAGTTTTGCTTCAGTAGATGTGGTTCCGGAGCTTCCAGAGGATGTGGATATAGAGATTCGCCCTGAGGATATTCGTATCGATACATTCAGATCTAGCGGGGCTGGTGGGCAATATGTGAATATGACCGATTCTGCAGTGCGAATAACTCACTTCCCATCTGGAATTGTGGTCAGCTGTCAAAATGAGCGTTCTCAACATATGAATCGAGCAGTAGCCATGCAAATTTTAAAAAGCAGGCTTTATCAGCGGGCTCTTGAAGAACGCCACAATGAATTAGAAACCATAGGAGGAGAAAAGAAGGAAATTAGCTGGGGAAGCCAAATTCGGTCATATGTGCTCCATCCATATACATTAGTTAAAGATCATAGAACTGGCTGCGAGACTGGAAATGTCCAGGCAGTTTTAGATGGGGAGTTGGAAGACTTCATTATGGCCTATCTACGCTGGAAGAAACAAAGCCGCAAATAA
- the purB gene encoding adenylosuccinate lyase — translation MIERYETEEMKRMWSDHNKYQTWLQVELAVCKAWTEEGLIPEEALKDIEEKADFDIERIYEIESQVHHDVIAFVSAVAEKVGANGRYIHLGLTSSDVLDTASSLMLRKSLDVVLEKVNKLAGLIWEKAKEYKYTPCVGRTHGIHAEPMTFGLKLLNWYYELIRDRERILQAREQINYGKISGAVGTYAHCPTKIEKRVCELLGLHPAAVSTQILQRDRHAHIMNVLALLGAGIERMAVEIRHLQKTEVLEAMEPFGKKQKGSSAMPHKRNPILCERLTGMARLLRGYASTAMENVALWHERDISHSSVERIIWPDAFHLVTYMLKKMSQIVEGMDISPENMEKNLYLTQGLVFSQRVLLELVEKFKLSREDAYAVVQENAMKCWHGEGSFADLLWSDSRVNRYLSRDELDKLFDIDYYFKAIDEIFLRFSE, via the coding sequence ATGATAGAAAGATACGAAACAGAAGAAATGAAACGTATGTGGAGCGACCACAACAAGTATCAGACGTGGCTTCAAGTCGAGCTGGCAGTGTGCAAGGCTTGGACAGAAGAGGGGCTTATTCCAGAAGAGGCTTTGAAAGATATTGAAGAGAAAGCTGATTTTGATATAGAGAGGATCTACGAAATAGAGAGCCAGGTACATCATGATGTCATTGCTTTTGTGTCTGCTGTAGCTGAAAAGGTGGGGGCCAATGGGCGATATATCCATCTTGGCTTAACAAGCAGTGATGTGCTCGATACAGCTTCTTCCCTTATGTTACGAAAATCTCTCGACGTAGTTTTGGAAAAGGTCAATAAGCTTGCTGGTCTTATATGGGAAAAAGCGAAAGAATATAAGTATACCCCCTGTGTTGGACGCACTCATGGTATTCACGCAGAACCCATGACCTTCGGGCTCAAACTTCTCAACTGGTATTACGAGCTTATTCGAGATCGAGAGCGAATTCTTCAGGCGCGAGAACAAATTAATTATGGGAAAATATCTGGAGCGGTGGGAACATACGCTCATTGCCCTACTAAAATAGAAAAACGGGTGTGTGAACTCCTTGGTCTTCATCCAGCTGCGGTCTCCACTCAAATCTTGCAGCGTGATCGTCATGCTCATATCATGAATGTTCTGGCACTTCTCGGAGCCGGCATAGAGAGAATGGCAGTGGAGATTCGACACCTTCAAAAAACGGAGGTCCTTGAAGCCATGGAGCCTTTTGGGAAGAAACAAAAGGGATCCTCGGCTATGCCTCATAAAAGAAACCCCATTCTTTGTGAACGTCTAACAGGGATGGCTCGTCTTTTAAGAGGATATGCTTCTACAGCTATGGAGAATGTGGCACTTTGGCATGAGCGAGATATAAGCCATTCTTCTGTGGAACGAATTATTTGGCCTGATGCGTTCCATCTCGTGACGTATATGCTGAAGAAAATGTCTCAAATAGTAGAAGGCATGGATATCAGTCCGGAGAATATGGAAAAAAATCTGTATCTGACTCAAGGTCTTGTCTTTAGTCAGAGAGTTTTGCTTGAACTCGTAGAAAAGTTCAAGCTTAGCAGAGAAGATGCATATGCAGTGGTGCAAGAGAACGCTATGAAATGTTGGCACGGAGAAGGATCTTTTGCCGACCTCCTTTGGTCGGACTCACGGGTGAATCGCTATCTTTCCAGAGATGAACTCGACAAGCTGTTTGATATTGATTACTATTTTAAGGCAATAGATGAAATATTTTTAAGATTTTCTGAATAG
- a CDS encoding DUF4416 family protein, with amino-acid sequence MIYPVKLITGVLYPDEWWWQWVLQALSPIWGEPERISDAFPFDKTDYYHDIAPVLYRRFISFPGLRNGDELVRWKKESGLVEQRSSLAREERDIRAVNIDPGYINGARLVLASTKDHAHRIYLTEGIFAEVTMRYRFKQWVAFDYTFPDFASSRYNPFLSAVREDWHRDMAMRRHEE; translated from the coding sequence ATGATATATCCTGTGAAATTGATTACAGGAGTTCTTTATCCAGATGAATGGTGGTGGCAGTGGGTTTTGCAGGCGTTATCCCCTATTTGGGGAGAGCCTGAGCGAATTAGCGATGCCTTCCCCTTCGATAAAACAGACTATTATCATGATATTGCACCTGTCTTGTATCGGCGCTTTATTTCCTTCCCAGGTCTTCGTAATGGGGATGAATTGGTTCGTTGGAAAAAGGAGAGTGGCCTCGTAGAACAGCGGAGTAGCCTCGCTCGAGAAGAAAGAGACATACGAGCCGTAAATATTGATCCAGGATATATTAATGGGGCTCGATTAGTTCTGGCTTCAACTAAAGATCATGCCCATCGGATATACCTGACAGAAGGTATTTTCGCGGAAGTAACAATGCGCTATCGTTTCAAGCAATGGGTTGCGTTTGATTACACTTTCCCCGATTTTGCTAGTAGCAGGTATAATCCCTTCCTATCGGCAGTGCGGGAGGATTGGCATAGAGATATGGCTATGAGGAGGCATGAGGAATGA
- a CDS encoding SpoIVB peptidase S55 domain-containing protein produces the protein MERKYSWHILYVPILTFLIVFYATAGIAASAPFSPKIPILPLQELRPGMKGTALTVVRGEEVVSFPVEIVSIVPQMESRPRHLIMVRVSGNVIEKTGGIAAGMSGSPVYINGKLIGAIGYGFNFSEHNIGYVTPIKDMESIWAWPEDPPSFPQPLSLKEDGKDAEKGVEEEEAENNEETAEENSVENENTEETTEGNAENTNLSSGSEKRALPLQVGGVSQRIANRVGERLGEKVFLTGGLNGNEQLVDYKGTFAPGEAIGVLLAWGDVTIGSIGTITSVDKDGRFLAFGHPFLGRGAVAFPAVKVKVHNVVPSLESPFKVGSFSHIVGTVTQDRAEAIGGRLGYFAPSIEASLRFKDIDRNERDMKRFHVVQDPFLGMDLASTLFTGLIDRLWGRVGEGTARISLQVEGKEIYKGWTRSNMYFSETDVADEALQEVRDLMKNIAMNPFMEISPMGIHLSVEITRQPKLIFIEGLKIDGEIFVPGQKVPVEVTLRPYRGKQSKKKLELTVPQDASGPVEIVVRGGNIMALEEDAIVQGWKTIDNFDQMLKEMSSLETNNEVIVELNYAKIPDSPEDMIPTKEDTELLSQVKERRLNEGTMRIFKTDSVVEGLLRKIIQVQPSDGQEVAVEKEEG, from the coding sequence ATGGAGAGAAAATATAGTTGGCACATTTTATACGTTCCTATCCTAACCTTTTTAATTGTTTTTTATGCAACTGCGGGGATAGCCGCTTCGGCTCCTTTTTCTCCAAAAATTCCCATTCTTCCTTTACAAGAACTTCGTCCGGGTATGAAGGGTACAGCGTTGACGGTTGTACGTGGGGAAGAAGTAGTTTCTTTTCCCGTGGAGATTGTTAGCATTGTCCCCCAAATGGAAAGTCGGCCTCGCCACCTTATTATGGTTCGGGTCAGCGGTAACGTCATAGAGAAGACAGGTGGCATAGCCGCAGGTATGAGTGGAAGTCCGGTTTATATTAATGGAAAATTGATAGGAGCTATTGGTTACGGGTTTAATTTTAGTGAGCACAACATAGGATATGTGACTCCTATTAAAGATATGGAGTCTATCTGGGCGTGGCCGGAGGACCCCCCCTCTTTTCCTCAGCCTCTATCTTTGAAGGAAGATGGAAAAGATGCAGAAAAAGGGGTTGAAGAGGAGGAAGCAGAAAACAACGAGGAAACTGCGGAAGAGAATAGTGTTGAAAATGAAAATACGGAAGAAACTACAGAAGGAAACGCAGAAAATACGAATTTATCTTCAGGTAGTGAAAAACGAGCTCTTCCTCTCCAGGTAGGAGGAGTAAGCCAGAGGATAGCGAATCGGGTAGGGGAACGTCTGGGGGAAAAAGTGTTTTTGACAGGTGGCCTCAACGGGAATGAGCAATTGGTGGATTATAAAGGGACCTTTGCGCCTGGAGAGGCCATAGGAGTTTTGTTAGCGTGGGGCGATGTTACCATAGGTTCCATTGGCACCATCACATCTGTTGATAAGGATGGTCGATTTCTTGCTTTTGGGCACCCTTTTCTGGGGAGAGGGGCTGTGGCGTTCCCTGCTGTGAAGGTGAAAGTCCATAATGTAGTACCCAGCTTAGAGTCTCCCTTTAAAGTGGGGAGTTTTTCTCATATTGTCGGAACAGTAACCCAAGATCGTGCCGAGGCCATAGGGGGGCGCTTAGGATATTTTGCTCCGTCCATTGAAGCATCCCTACGCTTTAAAGATATAGATAGAAATGAAAGAGATATGAAACGCTTCCATGTCGTACAAGATCCTTTCCTTGGCATGGATCTTGCCAGTACCCTTTTCACAGGACTTATTGACAGGTTATGGGGGCGAGTAGGGGAGGGGACGGCCCGAATTTCTCTCCAGGTAGAAGGGAAAGAAATTTATAAGGGCTGGACGAGAAGTAATATGTATTTCTCCGAAACTGACGTAGCTGATGAAGCCTTGCAAGAAGTGAGAGATTTAATGAAAAACATAGCCATGAATCCCTTTATGGAAATTTCTCCGATGGGAATCCATTTATCTGTGGAAATTACCCGCCAACCGAAGCTTATTTTTATAGAGGGATTGAAAATAGATGGAGAAATCTTTGTTCCCGGCCAGAAAGTACCTGTAGAAGTTACCCTCAGGCCGTACCGAGGTAAGCAGTCGAAGAAGAAATTAGAGCTTACAGTACCCCAAGATGCTTCTGGGCCCGTAGAAATAGTTGTTCGAGGGGGAAATATAATGGCTCTTGAAGAGGATGCTATTGTACAGGGCTGGAAAACTATAGATAATTTTGATCAAATGTTGAAAGAAATGAGCTCTTTGGAAACAAATAATGAGGTTATAGTAGAACTAAACTATGCAAAAATTCCTGATAGTCCTGAGGATATGATACCCACCAAGGAAGACACGGAGCTTTTGAGCCAGGTTAAGGAGAGGCGCCTTAATGAAGGAACAATGCGTATTTTTAAGACTGATTCTGTGGTGGAAGGGCTTTTAAGGAAAATAATACAGGTTCAACCTTCTGATGGACAAGAAGTGGCTGTAGAAAAGGAAGAAGGTTAG
- the ftsY gene encoding signal recognition particle-docking protein FtsY produces MFLWDKLKNGLKGVKNRWSGGLISLFSGTSIDDEFWEQMEELLISGDVGLDLTEELIESLQKVVKKEGLKTSDQLIDYFIDMLTSHLEKIEGMGKEIVLDVKPKVVVLVGVNGSGKTTTAAKLAEQFRRQEKKVVLGAADTFRAGAIEQLKIWGERTGSRVIAQQQGSDSAAVAYDALLAARASSSDLLIVDTAGRLHSKHNLMEELSKVIRVLAREVDQENIEILLVLDAVMGQNGFAQAQAFHEALHLTGVILSKYDNTAKGGIILAIAHHLGLPIRYVGLGEGVDDLRRFEPKLFVSALLERNSDEN; encoded by the coding sequence ATGTTTCTTTGGGATAAACTTAAGAATGGGCTTAAAGGAGTAAAAAATCGTTGGAGTGGGGGGCTCATTTCTCTCTTTTCTGGAACCTCTATCGATGATGAGTTTTGGGAGCAAATGGAAGAACTTCTCATTTCCGGGGATGTAGGTTTAGATTTGACGGAAGAGCTCATAGAGTCTCTTCAAAAAGTAGTAAAAAAAGAAGGGCTCAAGACATCGGATCAATTAATAGATTATTTTATAGATATGCTTACAAGCCATCTTGAAAAAATAGAAGGCATGGGGAAGGAAATTGTTCTTGATGTAAAGCCTAAAGTAGTAGTGCTTGTTGGCGTAAACGGAAGTGGCAAGACCACGACAGCTGCTAAATTAGCAGAACAATTTCGGCGCCAAGAGAAAAAGGTAGTGTTGGGAGCAGCAGATACCTTTAGAGCAGGCGCTATAGAACAGCTGAAAATTTGGGGAGAGCGAACAGGAAGTCGAGTTATAGCCCAACAACAAGGGAGTGATTCTGCTGCAGTAGCGTATGATGCGTTACTGGCAGCTCGGGCATCCTCGTCAGATCTCCTGATAGTGGATACAGCTGGTCGTCTTCATTCGAAGCATAATCTTATGGAGGAACTATCTAAAGTTATACGAGTTTTAGCCCGGGAAGTGGATCAAGAAAATATAGAGATTCTTCTCGTCTTGGACGCAGTTATGGGACAGAATGGCTTTGCACAAGCACAGGCTTTCCATGAAGCCCTTCACTTAACTGGCGTCATCTTATCTAAATATGATAACACGGCAAAGGGAGGCATTATTCTAGCTATAGCCCATCACTTAGGCCTTCCAATTCGGTACGTGGGACTGGGCGAAGGAGTTGATGATCTACGTCGTTTTGAGCCTAAGCTTTTTGTATCTGCTTTGCTGGAGAGAAATAGTGATGAAAACTGA
- the tmk gene encoding dTMP kinase codes for MFITLEGIDGCGKSTQAAILNEKIAASTGKNVFWTREPGGWAQGGLIRSLLLEEDLYHPLSELFLFVIDRCEHVRQEIVPALSRGDIVVCERYSDSTRAYQIWGRGIPEEKVETLFSWCEFPEPDLTLWMDVPLEMAFARIESSRSSLDRIESGTKSFLERVCRGYEELALRYPKRIVRIDGTQSLENVANQIWNSLEVFLNQ; via the coding sequence ATGTTTATTACCCTGGAAGGCATCGATGGGTGTGGCAAAAGCACTCAAGCCGCCATTTTGAACGAGAAAATAGCAGCGTCTACGGGGAAAAATGTTTTTTGGACCCGAGAGCCTGGCGGATGGGCACAAGGAGGGCTTATTCGTTCTCTTTTACTCGAAGAGGATCTTTATCACCCCTTGAGCGAATTATTTCTTTTCGTAATTGACCGCTGCGAGCATGTGAGGCAGGAAATAGTACCGGCTCTTTCACGGGGAGATATAGTCGTATGTGAGCGTTACTCAGATTCAACGCGAGCTTATCAAATTTGGGGAAGAGGTATTCCGGAAGAAAAAGTAGAAACTCTTTTTTCTTGGTGTGAATTTCCTGAGCCAGACCTAACGTTATGGATGGATGTTCCTCTGGAAATGGCTTTTGCTAGGATAGAGTCTTCTAGAAGTTCTCTTGATCGCATAGAGTCAGGGACAAAAAGTTTTTTAGAGCGTGTATGCCGTGGGTACGAAGAATTGGCTCTTCGCTATCCTAAAAGAATTGTTCGCATTGATGGAACGCAATCGTTAGAAAATGTTGCCAATCAGATTTGGAACTCTCTGGAGGTGTTTCTGAACCAGTGA
- a CDS encoding PSP1 domain-containing protein yields the protein MSIYLTIFGKPRYLGLVEIETPSPERGSRIVAETMRGLELAVVGGPLSLEQEDRYRNTCTEDTSEGQPKGGEPMLQNITFVRMVTVEDLEIDRNQRVEEELVLIKAREILSQHDLPMKLVDVEYLLDRKKLFFYFTSEQRVDFRAYVRDLAREFKTRIELRQIGVRDEAKTVRGLGPCGKECCCGYWLHKFDPICIKMVKEQNLALNPTKISGICGRLMCCMAYEHETYGSIWKDLPNPGSKIKTPTGNYVILGVDLQHEAFRAKTPEGTEILVLARNFEAFKETVMRGEVWDSTIGESGIPALPVLGEDESGESLVFSENDVVATVITDVSSIGILKVEGENDHSVLENLEDVPCPPYRESEEKKGDNRKGTGAVSKSGGIKRRRRRKKKPQNNKLATPDREGTRSEEQSTENSVAKRNRPVRKKGRRPFRRGKNSKNESSSSEKEGPNGE from the coding sequence TTGAGCATATATTTGACGATTTTCGGTAAGCCTAGATATTTAGGACTTGTAGAGATTGAGACCCCTTCTCCCGAAAGAGGATCCCGTATAGTTGCCGAAACCATGCGAGGGCTTGAGTTGGCCGTTGTTGGAGGGCCGCTCTCATTGGAACAAGAAGATCGTTATAGGAACACGTGTACGGAAGATACTTCAGAGGGCCAGCCTAAGGGCGGAGAGCCTATGCTTCAGAATATAACTTTTGTCCGTATGGTTACAGTTGAAGATTTAGAAATAGATCGGAACCAGAGGGTTGAGGAAGAGCTCGTGCTTATAAAAGCCAGAGAGATTCTTTCGCAACACGATCTTCCTATGAAGCTTGTAGATGTCGAGTACCTTCTTGATCGAAAGAAACTTTTCTTTTATTTTACGTCTGAGCAGCGAGTAGATTTCAGGGCCTATGTTCGAGATCTTGCCCGTGAATTCAAAACAAGAATCGAATTGCGTCAGATAGGAGTACGTGACGAAGCCAAAACAGTAAGAGGGCTTGGTCCCTGTGGTAAAGAATGTTGCTGTGGATACTGGCTCCATAAATTTGATCCTATTTGTATCAAAATGGTAAAGGAACAGAATTTAGCTCTGAACCCTACAAAAATATCAGGGATTTGTGGGCGTCTTATGTGCTGTATGGCCTATGAGCATGAGACGTATGGTTCTATTTGGAAAGACCTTCCAAACCCAGGCTCGAAAATTAAGACCCCTACTGGTAACTACGTTATTCTTGGCGTTGATTTGCAGCATGAGGCTTTTCGGGCTAAGACTCCTGAGGGGACGGAAATACTAGTTCTAGCCCGAAATTTTGAAGCTTTTAAAGAGACGGTAATGAGAGGGGAAGTATGGGATAGTACCATTGGTGAGAGCGGTATACCGGCCCTTCCTGTCTTGGGAGAGGACGAATCTGGCGAGTCCCTTGTTTTCTCTGAGAACGATGTTGTGGCAACAGTCATAACGGATGTCTCGTCAATTGGGATATTGAAAGTTGAAGGAGAAAATGATCATTCTGTCTTAGAAAATTTGGAAGATGTTCCATGCCCGCCTTATCGTGAATCGGAAGAAAAGAAAGGCGACAATAGGAAGGGAACGGGAGCTGTTTCTAAATCAGGAGGAATAAAACGTCGGCGGCGACGTAAAAAGAAACCCCAAAATAATAAGTTAGCGACTCCAGATCGTGAAGGAACAAGATCGGAGGAACAGAGCACTGAAAATAGCGTAGCTAAACGAAATAGGCCTGTGCGGAAGAAAGGACGGCGTCCTTTTCGAAGGGGAAAAAACTCCAAAAACGAGAGCTCTTCTAGCGAAAAAGAAGGGCCCAACGGTGAATAG
- a CDS encoding DUF327 family protein, which translates to MKVRRSSDRKLDTGIDKSLTGHYKVERRVDEVFPCFDESLEDAEIQELFDRLEKLGEQLSRFPAERLLSTYRTVVKELLRRATGRLRLKKDLRWRRYDKNIFVLMEKTETDLQELSAVLSREGNRMRALRLVEEIKGCLISLFL; encoded by the coding sequence GTGAAAGTACGAAGGAGTTCTGATAGGAAATTAGATACAGGGATAGATAAATCTTTGACAGGCCACTATAAGGTGGAACGGCGGGTAGATGAAGTTTTCCCTTGCTTTGACGAATCTTTAGAAGACGCAGAAATTCAGGAACTTTTTGATCGTTTAGAGAAGCTGGGGGAACAGCTATCTCGTTTCCCTGCGGAAAGGCTATTAAGCACCTACAGAACTGTTGTTAAAGAACTGCTTCGCCGGGCTACTGGTCGACTACGATTGAAGAAAGATCTTCGCTGGAGACGATATGATAAAAATATTTTTGTTTTGATGGAAAAAACAGAAACAGATTTACAGGAGCTCTCTGCGGTTTTAAGCAGAGAGGGAAATCGTATGAGAGCTTTACGATTAGTGGAGGAGATTAAAGGATGTCTCATCTCCCTTTTTTTATAA